One region of Camelus bactrianus isolate YW-2024 breed Bactrian camel chromosome 22, ASM4877302v1, whole genome shotgun sequence genomic DNA includes:
- the LOC105068393 gene encoding LOW QUALITY PROTEIN: uncharacterized protein LOC105068393 (The sequence of the model RefSeq protein was modified relative to this genomic sequence to represent the inferred CDS: substituted 1 base at 1 genomic stop codon) has product MWGKAFYCRASFRAHERIHTGEKPYECEECGDAFRWSTAFRRHVRTHVGXAPGTCQECGKAFHCSSSLRTHAATHSGEKPYQCKQCGRSLRDYHTFQRHGRTHTGEKPYKCKQCSKAFSCPSSFRKHGRIHTGEKPYECKECGKAFRGISNLRAHTITHTGDGPYKCKECVRAFISPSSFQIHQRIHTGEKPYKCTQCGKAFSYYNSLQSHRRTHTGEEPYECKECGKALSHHQTLKIHMRLHTGEKPYECTHCGKAFSYCSSLQSHGRTHTGEKPYECKECGKALPHHQTLKVHVRLHTGEKPCECDWCGRAFRYYTSFQKHRRVHTEKEFCE; this is encoded by the coding sequence ATGTGGGGGAAAGCATTCTATTGTCGCGCATCCTTTCGGGCACACGAGAGGATCCACACGGGAGAGAAGCCCTATGAGTGTGAGGAATGCGGGGACGCCTTCAGGTGGAGCACAGCCTTTCGAAGGCACGTGAGAACGCACGTGGGATGAGCCCCGGGTACGTGTCAGGAGTGCGGGAAAGCCTTTCACTGCTCCTCTTCACTGCGAACACACGCAGCCACTCACAGCGGAGAGAAACCCTATCAGTGTAAACAGTGTGGGAGATCCCTTAGGGATTATCACACTTTTCAAAGACATGGAAGGACTCACACAGGGGAGAAACCCTATAAATGCAAGCAGTGCAGCAAAGCCTTCAGTTGTCCCAGTTCTTTTCGAAAACATGGAAGAATTCACACTGGGGAAAAGCCTTATGAATGTAaggagtgtgggaaagcctttagaGGGATCTCAAACCTCCGAGCGCACACGATCACCCACACTGGAGATGGACCTtataaatgtaaggaatgtgTGAGAGCCTTCATCTCTCCTAGCTCCTTTCAGATACATCAGAGGATTCACACCGGAGAGAAACCCTACAAATGTACACAGTGTGGTAAAGCCTTCAGTTATTACAATTCCTTACAGTCACACAGGAGAACTCACACTGGAGAGGAACCCTATGAATGcaaggaatgtgggaaggccCTCTCCCATCACCAAACCTTAAAAATTCACATGAGACTGCACACCGGCGAGAAGCCCTATGAGTGTACACACTGCGGCAAAGCCTTCAGTTATTGCAGTTCCTTACAGTCCCATGGAAGAACTCACACcggagagaaaccctatgaatgcaAGGAGTGTGGGAAGGCCCTGCCCCATCACCAGACTTTAAAAGTTCACGTGAGACTGCACACCGGCGAGAAGCCCTGTGAGTGTGATTGGTGTGGTCGGGCCTTCAGGTATTACACTTCCTTCCAAAAACACAGAAGAGTTCACACTGAGAAGGAATTCTGTGAATAA